One Candidatus Neomarinimicrobiota bacterium genomic window, GATATTCCTTGGCGTAAAAGAGGATCGCATTATTGACGACAATTCCGGAGATTCCCACAAAAGTGAAGGTTACGAATCGTTTTGGGAACTTTAATTGCATGCGTCAATTTAGTTTTATCAATGTTAATGAATAGACAAAAAGCTTGAGTGTAGTACCGAATGAGGATAGTTTCTGAAATCATGAGAAAGTGTTGTAGAATAGTCCTCCTGATATTGCTGCTTGCTGGAGGGATGGCAGTCGGCCAGGATTTTTCATTCAAGGTGAAGTATGGGATGATCCAGGCAGGTCATGCACATCTGACCCTCAAAGTCCACGATGGATACCTGAAAGGCCATTTAAATATTGAATCCTCACCCTGGCTATCGAAACTATGGTCACTGTCCGACTCGATCAAAAGCGATTATGATATCAAGTCGGGACAACTTCAGAGCCACATAAAATCAATTCACGAGGGTGCTTATCACCGGAACTATGAAGTGCATTTTACAGATAGTAATAGTGTGCTGATCAATGGTCGGGAACGCGTTCTGGCTACACAGGGACTCAGAGATATCCCCAGTCTGTTGTATGATCTATCCCGCATGCACTTCAGCCATGGTGACACCTTGCATTTTCGACTGTGGGATGGTCAGGGTTTTGGTAAATTGGAGTTGCTGGCTGAGCAGAGTGCGGGTCCATCACTTTTGCATCCATTTGCTGAAGCAGG contains:
- a CDS encoding DUF3108 domain-containing protein, whose protein sequence is MRKCCRIVLLILLLAGGMAVGQDFSFKVKYGMIQAGHAHLTLKVHDGYLKGHLNIESSPWLSKLWSLSDSIKSDYDIKSGQLQSHIKSIHEGAYHRNYEVHFTDSNSVLINGRERVLATQGLRDIPSLLYDLSRMHFSHGDTLHFRLWDGQGFGKLELLAEQSAGPSLLHPFAEAGWKLIPLSSSRKSRENRIQLTLLLSETFPHTPIKIEIDTKYGSILMQVIMP